The following coding sequences lie in one Candidatus Nitrospira allomarina genomic window:
- a CDS encoding mechanosensitive ion channel family protein: MESFGFEKLTPFLAAKSVVMMEAGLRLLLILVVTYVGIRAVRFGLHKLEIFLLRIRENDDKNRVAAEKRVKTLIGLLLTICLTLVWVIAVVMGLDQIGLDITPIIASAGIVGLAVGFGAQNLVRDVINGFFMILENQVRVGDVAVVNGTGGLVEGISFRTITLRDQAGTVHIFPNGTVTTLANMTKDWSAYVMNIGVAYKEDTDRVTAIMREVGKDLQQDEQLGRKILEPIEIMGVDAFGESEVVIKARIKTLPIEQWGVGREYRRRLKKAFDQNGIEIPFPHRTLYMGEASPPFVVKNMLPEAERSTS; the protein is encoded by the coding sequence ATGGAATCTTTTGGTTTTGAAAAGCTTACTCCCTTTCTTGCAGCCAAGTCGGTGGTGATGATGGAAGCCGGCTTGCGGCTTCTCCTTATCCTGGTGGTTACCTATGTCGGGATACGTGCCGTTCGGTTCGGGCTGCACAAACTCGAGATCTTTTTACTTAGAATAAGGGAAAACGATGATAAGAACCGGGTGGCCGCTGAAAAGCGGGTTAAAACTCTCATCGGCTTGCTTCTGACAATCTGCCTTACCTTGGTCTGGGTCATTGCCGTCGTGATGGGGTTGGATCAAATCGGGTTGGACATCACACCCATTATCGCCAGTGCCGGCATCGTGGGTCTGGCCGTCGGCTTTGGCGCACAAAATCTGGTCCGGGATGTCATTAACGGATTTTTTATGATTTTAGAAAACCAGGTACGGGTTGGAGATGTGGCTGTGGTCAATGGAACCGGGGGCTTGGTCGAAGGCATCAGTTTTAGAACCATTACCCTTCGCGACCAGGCAGGAACCGTCCACATTTTTCCGAATGGCACCGTCACGACTCTTGCCAACATGACCAAAGATTGGTCTGCCTATGTCATGAATATCGGCGTAGCCTACAAAGAGGACACTGACCGCGTGACGGCCATCATGCGAGAGGTCGGAAAGGACTTACAGCAAGATGAGCAATTGGGCAGAAAAATCCTGGAGCCCATTGAAATTATGGGTGTCGATGCCTTTGGAGAATCAGAAGTCGTGATTAAAGCCCGGATCAAAACACTTCCCATCGAGCAATGGGGAGTCGGGCGGGAGTACCGGCGGCGCCTGAAAAAAGCCTTTGATCAAAATGGAATTGAAATTCCCTTTCCGCATCGCACGCTCTATATGGGAGAAGCCAGCCCCCCATTCGTCGTCAAAAACATGTTGCCTGAGGCGGAAAGGTCAACGTCTTAA
- the glnA gene encoding type I glutamate--ammonia ligase, translating into MTAKEVLDFAKKNKVEMVDVKFVDLMGTWQHFSIPTSELTLDLFKEGSGFDGSSIRGWRMIQNSDMLIVPDPNTACLDPFMEIPTLSLIGDVQDPITRTIYERDPRGVALRAEQYLKSTKIGDISYWGPEAEFFIFDHVSFDQNSHSGYYFVDSEEGIWNSGKDGVNLGSRPRHKEGYFPVSPVDSQQDIRSEMCREMEKVGIKVEKHHHEVATAGQAEIDLRFDTLVKMADQMMMYKYIVRNVARRHNKTVTFMPKPLYGDNGTGMHTHQSIWKDGKPLFAGKEYAGVSQMCLYYIGGILKHGPALAALTNPITNSYKRLTPGFEAPVLLAYSSRNRSAGIRIPMYSPSPKAKRIEVRFPDPSCNMYLAFSAMLMAGLDGIQNKIHPGEAMDKNLYDLEPEELGNIPSLPSSLEQALKALEDDHEFLLKGGVFSEDLLEAWIAYKRSNEIDAIRVRPHPYEYFMYYDV; encoded by the coding sequence ATGACCGCGAAAGAAGTGTTGGATTTTGCGAAAAAGAACAAGGTGGAAATGGTCGACGTGAAGTTTGTCGATCTCATGGGGACCTGGCAGCATTTTTCGATTCCGACCTCAGAGTTAACGTTGGATCTCTTTAAAGAAGGCTCTGGTTTTGATGGATCGTCTATTCGTGGCTGGCGCATGATCCAAAATAGCGACATGTTGATCGTGCCTGATCCGAATACCGCCTGCCTGGATCCATTCATGGAAATTCCCACGTTAAGCCTGATTGGAGACGTGCAAGATCCGATTACCCGGACCATCTATGAGCGGGATCCCCGTGGAGTGGCGCTTCGCGCGGAACAATATCTCAAGAGCACGAAAATCGGAGACATCTCCTACTGGGGCCCGGAAGCCGAATTTTTTATTTTTGACCATGTGTCGTTTGATCAAAACAGCCACTCCGGTTACTACTTTGTTGATTCAGAAGAAGGCATCTGGAATTCCGGAAAAGACGGAGTCAACCTCGGATCACGCCCGCGCCACAAGGAGGGCTATTTCCCCGTGTCCCCCGTCGACTCGCAACAGGATATCCGGTCGGAAATGTGCCGGGAAATGGAAAAAGTCGGAATCAAGGTGGAGAAGCATCATCATGAAGTGGCCACAGCGGGCCAAGCCGAAATCGATCTTCGATTCGATACTCTGGTCAAGATGGCCGATCAGATGATGATGTACAAATATATTGTGCGCAATGTCGCGCGGCGACATAACAAAACCGTGACCTTTATGCCCAAGCCGCTCTATGGGGATAACGGCACCGGCATGCATACGCATCAGAGCATTTGGAAGGACGGGAAGCCTCTGTTTGCCGGAAAGGAATACGCGGGTGTCTCACAGATGTGCTTATATTATATCGGCGGGATACTCAAGCATGGTCCGGCCCTGGCCGCGCTCACCAATCCGATTACGAATTCGTACAAACGCTTGACCCCGGGCTTTGAAGCACCCGTGCTGCTGGCCTATTCCAGCCGGAACCGATCGGCGGGCATCCGGATTCCCATGTATTCGCCGAGTCCCAAGGCCAAGCGCATTGAGGTTCGATTCCCTGATCCTTCCTGCAACATGTATTTGGCCTTCAGTGCCATGCTGATGGCCGGATTGGACGGGATTCAAAATAAAATCCATCCAGGGGAAGCCATGGATAAAAATCTTTATGATTTAGAACCTGAGGAATTAGGGAATATTCCCTCATTGCCTTCGAGTCTGGAACAGGCCTTAAAGGCGCTTGAGGATGACCATGAATTTCTCTTGAAAGGCGGAGTGTTTTCCGAAGACCTGCTTGAAGCCTGGATTGCCTATAAACGGTCCAATGAAATCGATGCCATTCGAGTCAGGCCACACCCGTATGAATACTTTATGTACTATGATGTGTAA
- a CDS encoding ammonium transporter: protein MILRSTMGKLTGLVLGLSLTQPVAVWAGEEGLPKIDTGDTAWLLMSSALVLCMTLPGLALFYGGLVRKKNVLGTIMHTMVILCVISLVWVLGGYSLAFGPDVGGIIGSLAWVGLNGVGLDPSPLYASTVPHQVFMFFQLMFAAITVALITGSVAERMKFKALLLFAVLWSLLIYTPLAHWVWGGGWLAKLGALDFAGGAVVHISSGFGALVCAVMLGKRKGFGAEPMPPHDLPMTVLGAGLLWFGWFGFNAGSALGANGVAAAAFLATHTAASAGGLSWMVAEWVHRGKPTVLGVASGVVAGLATVTPAAGFIGPMAALLIGLVAGTVCYIAVVWKMRFGYDDSLDVVGIHGVGGFMGILATGLFASIGAQGFFFGNPGQFGIQVVLALVTLAFSVIGTYLILKIVDVTVGLRVTAQDEEMGLDLSQHNERAYS, encoded by the coding sequence ATGATTCTACGCTCAACGATGGGGAAATTGACCGGACTGGTGCTCGGCCTGAGTTTGACTCAACCCGTTGCCGTTTGGGCAGGTGAAGAAGGGTTGCCGAAAATTGATACGGGCGATACGGCCTGGCTCTTAATGTCTTCGGCGCTGGTGTTGTGTATGACGCTTCCCGGTCTGGCCTTATTCTACGGCGGGCTGGTTCGCAAAAAAAATGTGCTCGGAACTATCATGCATACGATGGTGATTCTGTGTGTCATTAGCCTGGTCTGGGTGCTAGGCGGATACAGTTTAGCCTTCGGTCCTGATGTTGGAGGAATTATTGGCAGCCTGGCATGGGTGGGTCTGAATGGTGTGGGATTGGATCCGAGTCCGCTGTATGCGTCGACAGTGCCCCATCAAGTCTTTATGTTCTTCCAGCTCATGTTTGCCGCCATCACCGTCGCCCTGATTACCGGCAGTGTGGCCGAGCGGATGAAATTTAAAGCCTTACTCTTATTTGCCGTCTTATGGTCCCTTCTGATCTATACCCCGTTGGCCCATTGGGTATGGGGTGGGGGGTGGTTGGCCAAGCTTGGCGCGTTGGATTTTGCCGGAGGTGCGGTCGTCCATATCTCTTCCGGGTTCGGAGCCCTGGTCTGTGCCGTGATGCTTGGGAAGCGCAAGGGATTTGGTGCAGAGCCGATGCCTCCACATGATTTGCCAATGACCGTCCTGGGTGCGGGCCTCCTCTGGTTCGGGTGGTTCGGCTTTAACGCGGGGAGTGCGCTAGGAGCCAATGGGGTGGCCGCGGCGGCGTTTCTGGCCACTCATACGGCCGCCTCGGCCGGGGGGCTCAGTTGGATGGTGGCCGAATGGGTTCATAGGGGAAAACCCACCGTGTTAGGGGTCGCCAGTGGAGTGGTCGCGGGGTTGGCCACGGTGACGCCGGCCGCAGGATTTATCGGGCCGATGGCAGCACTTCTGATTGGTCTGGTTGCCGGCACCGTGTGTTATATCGCGGTCGTGTGGAAAATGCGGTTCGGTTATGATGATTCGCTGGATGTCGTGGGCATTCATGGCGTGGGCGGGTTTATGGGCATATTAGCGACAGGGTTGTTTGCCTCCATCGGGGCCCAGGGTTTCTTTTTTGGAAACCCCGGACAGTTTGGTATACAAGTCGTATTGGCTTTGGTAACCTTGGCGTTTTCTGTCATCGGGACCTATCTCATTCTTAAAATCGTGGATGTGACCGTGGGGCTGAGAGTCACCGCCCAGGACGAGGAAATGGGGTTGGATCTTAGTCAACACAACGAACGGGCCTATTCCTAA
- a CDS encoding outer membrane beta-barrel protein — MIGDLIPEITFHSQKACRRSGLLGLSLVLLVVVGGTSVSEAAVLTKEDFKLYGYVEASYTQNFNFPKNSGANANDLRIFDGDANSFRPNMAQLVFEKEATNGSNAVERAGFRLKLDVGEDAQFTGGRTGDDIDFQEMYVQYVAPLGNGLDIRIGRMNSLVGYEVIESPYNNNFSRSWLFGLGQPFTITGLRLAYAVNEQLSVLMSVLNSYTGLTEDNNTPKSVEGLVSYRPTEALGLNVYGIVGKESSNTRSGSGTRVLIGGYATYQATDQLGFVVEGYYANQENGSAISSGRNARWDGVAGYAIYDFNEQWGLRFRGEIWEDAGGDQSCLGTAGSGGNANVCAVSAPIAQTLWENTVTLQYKPTPSLITRLEFRYDKSNQNVFLDGKNTLTNNQQTLAVEAIFLF; from the coding sequence ATGATTGGAGACCTAATACCTGAAATCACCTTTCACTCACAGAAGGCTTGTCGGCGTAGCGGGCTATTGGGCCTTAGTCTTGTGTTGCTTGTAGTGGTTGGCGGAACGAGCGTGAGTGAGGCGGCGGTGTTAACCAAGGAGGATTTCAAACTCTATGGGTATGTGGAGGCCTCCTATACGCAAAATTTCAACTTCCCTAAAAATTCCGGGGCCAATGCTAATGATTTACGGATTTTTGACGGGGATGCCAATTCATTCAGACCCAATATGGCTCAATTGGTCTTTGAAAAGGAAGCGACCAACGGCAGCAATGCCGTCGAGCGTGCGGGCTTTCGACTGAAATTAGATGTTGGTGAGGATGCGCAATTTACGGGTGGGCGAACCGGGGATGATATAGATTTTCAGGAAATGTATGTTCAGTATGTCGCCCCGCTCGGCAATGGATTGGATATTCGGATTGGACGAATGAATTCCTTGGTGGGCTATGAAGTCATTGAGAGTCCCTACAACAACAATTTTTCCCGATCCTGGTTGTTTGGTTTGGGTCAGCCCTTTACGATCACCGGCCTTCGTCTGGCCTATGCCGTCAACGAACAGCTTTCAGTGTTAATGAGTGTTCTCAATTCTTATACGGGTTTGACGGAGGATAATAATACGCCGAAATCTGTGGAAGGCTTAGTGTCGTATCGCCCTACTGAAGCGCTTGGATTGAATGTGTATGGCATTGTTGGAAAAGAGAGTTCGAATACGAGATCGGGGTCAGGCACACGGGTTCTGATCGGCGGGTATGCGACCTACCAGGCCACGGATCAATTGGGTTTTGTGGTGGAAGGGTATTATGCCAATCAAGAAAATGGAAGTGCCATCAGCTCGGGACGCAATGCCCGTTGGGATGGTGTCGCGGGGTATGCCATTTATGATTTCAATGAACAATGGGGTCTTCGGTTTCGTGGAGAAATTTGGGAGGACGCCGGAGGCGATCAGAGTTGTTTGGGAACGGCCGGATCCGGTGGAAATGCGAATGTCTGTGCCGTGTCAGCTCCGATCGCACAAACCCTTTGGGAGAACACGGTGACTCTTCAATATAAGCCGACCCCGTCGCTGATCACCCGATTGGAATTTCGATATGACAAATCAAATCAAAATGTTTTTCTAGATGGAAAAAATACGTTGACTAATAACCAACAGACACTGGCGGTTGAAGCCATTTTCCTCTTTTAA
- a CDS encoding P-II family nitrogen regulator, producing MKLIQAIIKPFKLDEVKDALIELGIQGMTVTEVKGFGRQKGHKETYRGTEYQIEFVPKIKLEIALADERVGEALEAIMRAAKTGSIGDGKIFVSELHSVIRIRTGESGEGAV from the coding sequence ATGAAGCTGATTCAAGCCATTATTAAACCCTTTAAGTTAGATGAAGTGAAAGATGCTTTGATCGAGTTGGGTATTCAGGGCATGACTGTCACCGAGGTGAAGGGATTTGGACGTCAAAAAGGTCATAAAGAGACTTATCGTGGCACTGAATATCAGATTGAATTCGTTCCCAAAATCAAACTGGAAATCGCCTTGGCCGATGAACGAGTCGGAGAGGCTCTGGAAGCCATTATGCGTGCAGCCAAAACCGGCAGTATTGGGGATGGAAAAATTTTCGTCTCCGAGTTACATAGCGTTATCCGTATTCGGACTGGGGAATCGGGCGAAGGAGCGGTCTGA
- a CDS encoding DUF423 domain-containing protein gives MARQILTSGALMAFLGVAIGAFGAHGLKPFLSEQMLGVFETGVRYHLIHALGMLIAGLSLVYAPLRQFRLAGWAFFLGIVLFAGSLYVLSLSGTRGLGMITPFGGLCFLVGWGLLARGYWKAFPHQKAPFSPPESKEPSP, from the coding sequence ATGGCACGGCAAATTTTGACGAGTGGGGCGCTGATGGCTTTCCTTGGCGTGGCGATTGGCGCCTTTGGGGCACATGGACTCAAGCCATTTCTTTCTGAACAGATGTTGGGGGTCTTTGAAACCGGTGTGCGGTATCATCTGATCCATGCCCTGGGGATGCTCATTGCCGGATTGAGTCTGGTTTATGCTCCCCTTCGTCAGTTCAGGTTGGCCGGTTGGGCTTTTTTCCTGGGCATCGTGTTGTTTGCAGGAAGCCTGTATGTCCTGTCCCTATCAGGTACACGGGGGTTGGGGATGATCACTCCTTTTGGAGGGCTGTGCTTTCTTGTGGGATGGGGCCTGTTGGCGAGAGGTTATTGGAAAGCCTTTCCCCACCAGAAGGCTCCATTCTCTCCACCAGAGAGTAAGGAGCCGAGTCCTTAA
- a CDS encoding DUF2061 domain-containing protein: METHWRSVVKGVSWRAVGTLDTTLLVFIFSGELLLAASVGLTELVTKIFLYWLHERVWQKIQWGRIYPTTSSP, translated from the coding sequence ATGGAAACTCATTGGCGTAGTGTAGTGAAGGGTGTGAGTTGGCGGGCGGTTGGGACGTTGGATACCACCCTTTTGGTGTTCATTTTTTCTGGAGAACTCCTTCTTGCCGCTTCGGTGGGATTAACGGAATTGGTCACGAAAATTTTTTTATATTGGCTTCATGAGCGAGTCTGGCAAAAAATTCAATGGGGACGGATCTATCCCACAACCAGTTCACCATAA
- a CDS encoding ammonium transporter, translated as MKVYIHKASRAILSAVMSVLVLNGLGSFVWAQDGGASELNAGDTAWVLMSSALVLAMIIPGLALFYGGMVRSKNVLSTMMHSFIAVCLVSVVWVFWGYSFAFAPDVGGVIGGLDWLGLVGVGPEPLQGSTIPHLAFMVFQLMFAAITVALISGAIAERMKFSAFALFAVLWVTFIYAPLAHWVWGGGWLAELGDLDFAGGTVVHISSGVAALACALVLGKRHGYGTDNMSPHNLPFTVIGASLLWVGWFGFNAGSALAANGIAASAFVATHVATAAGALAWVGVEGLYRGRATVLGAASGAVAGLVSITPAAGYVGPIGALVIGFGGGVVCYLGVFLKNKLGYDDALDVLGIHGIGGTWGAVATGLFASMGGGTGLFFGNPSQVVIQVIGVGATWAFSFVGTYLILKLVDGTIGLRVTREEEVLGCDLTQHRERAYG; from the coding sequence ATGAAGGTCTATATTCACAAAGCCAGTAGAGCGATATTGTCGGCAGTCATGTCTGTTTTGGTCTTGAACGGGTTGGGCTCATTCGTGTGGGCTCAGGATGGAGGAGCCTCGGAACTCAATGCCGGCGACACGGCTTGGGTGTTGATGTCCTCAGCCTTGGTGTTGGCCATGATCATACCGGGATTGGCGCTGTTTTATGGGGGGATGGTCAGAAGTAAAAATGTGTTAAGCACCATGATGCATAGTTTTATTGCCGTCTGTCTCGTCAGTGTGGTGTGGGTGTTTTGGGGTTATAGTTTTGCGTTTGCGCCGGATGTGGGAGGCGTCATTGGCGGACTCGACTGGTTGGGATTGGTAGGGGTGGGACCCGAACCGCTTCAAGGTTCCACGATTCCCCATTTGGCCTTCATGGTCTTTCAACTCATGTTTGCGGCCATTACCGTGGCGCTCATTAGTGGAGCCATTGCCGAGCGAATGAAATTTAGTGCCTTTGCCTTGTTTGCCGTGTTGTGGGTCACGTTCATTTATGCGCCTCTGGCTCATTGGGTGTGGGGAGGTGGCTGGCTCGCAGAATTGGGTGACTTGGATTTTGCCGGTGGGACGGTGGTCCACATCAGTTCGGGGGTGGCTGCGTTAGCCTGCGCGCTTGTCTTAGGAAAACGCCACGGATATGGTACCGACAATATGAGCCCCCATAACCTGCCCTTTACGGTCATCGGGGCCAGTTTGTTGTGGGTCGGATGGTTTGGATTTAACGCAGGAAGTGCGTTGGCAGCCAATGGGATTGCGGCGAGTGCCTTTGTGGCGACTCACGTGGCGACGGCCGCCGGAGCGCTGGCCTGGGTCGGGGTGGAGGGACTCTATCGAGGAAGAGCGACCGTGTTGGGCGCGGCCAGCGGTGCCGTCGCGGGTCTGGTGTCCATTACACCAGCTGCCGGGTATGTGGGGCCCATCGGGGCGCTTGTGATTGGTTTTGGAGGAGGCGTGGTGTGTTATCTCGGTGTATTTTTAAAGAATAAACTGGGCTATGATGATGCCTTGGATGTGCTTGGGATCCATGGAATCGGAGGAACCTGGGGGGCCGTGGCCACCGGATTATTTGCGAGCATGGGTGGAGGCACCGGGCTCTTTTTCGGAAACCCCTCGCAGGTTGTCATCCAAGTGATTGGAGTGGGTGCAACATGGGCGTTCTCCTTTGTCGGCACCTATCTCATCCTCAAACTTGTTGACGGCACGATCGGATTACGTGTCACTCGAGAAGAGGAGGTGCTTGGATGTGATCTGACCCAACACCGGGAACGGGCCTATGGGTAA
- a CDS encoding RrF2 family transcriptional regulator: MRFSKKSEYALRAMMELTQEFGKGLVQRKSLAARQNIPLGFLEMILLSLKNAGLIGSRRGTHGGVYLIKSPREVTLGQIIRLLDGPLAPIACVSQTAYQKCQDCPHAATTTCPIQRIMLDVRNAIASVLDHYTLEDFVFPQPGGGVPNMKTQPVPGGRQKKKKSSEHSS; the protein is encoded by the coding sequence ATGCGATTTTCTAAAAAAAGCGAATACGCCTTGCGGGCCATGATGGAGCTGACTCAGGAGTTCGGGAAGGGACTCGTGCAACGGAAATCCCTGGCGGCGCGGCAGAATATTCCATTGGGCTTTCTGGAAATGATTTTGTTGTCCTTAAAAAATGCAGGACTGATTGGGAGTCGTCGGGGCACCCATGGCGGGGTGTATTTAATTAAGTCGCCCCGTGAAGTCACCTTGGGGCAGATTATTCGCCTTCTGGATGGCCCTCTCGCCCCGATTGCCTGTGTGAGTCAGACGGCGTATCAAAAATGCCAGGATTGTCCTCATGCGGCAACGACGACATGTCCCATTCAGCGCATCATGCTGGATGTGCGGAACGCCATTGCATCGGTCCTTGATCATTACACTCTTGAAGATTTTGTATTCCCCCAACCGGGAGGGGGAGTCCCCAATATGAAAACACAACCGGTACCAGGTGGAAGGCAGAAGAAAAAAAAGTCGTCGGAACATTCATCGTAG
- a CDS encoding alpha-amylase family protein produces the protein MIEDLWYKNNVIYSLDLETFMDSDGDGVGDFEGLTRRLDYLHALGIGTIWLSPFQPSPNRDNGYDISDYYGVDPRHGSSGDFVEFMHQAQKRGIKVIMDLVVNHTSKQHRWFQHACKNTNSSYFDWYVWSKKRPSDWNQGMVFPGVQKGTWTYEKKVHEYYFHRFYDFQPDLNMGNPEVRTEIRRIMGYWLELGVAGFRVDAVPFIIETPAPGKKKPVMRYEFLSEMRNFLQWRCGDAILLGEANVLPKQNRKYFGENAEGIHMMFNFFVNQHLFYALATSDIAPLVHALKATQDLPPTAQWGQFLRNHDELDLGRLTSEQRAKVYARFGPEKRMQLYDRGIRRRLAPMLGDRRHIELANSLLFSLPGTPVIRYGDEIGMGDDLTLKERAAVRTPMQWSDEAQAGFSTAERTILPVIESGIYSYKQINVEAQRRDPGSLLNWTARMIRVRKECPEIGWGSWKILHTGSSKVLGMRYDWRGNSLVVLHNFDEKPQEVRIRPGVEGGDRLVNLLAEEESHSPSSGIHKMALESYGYRWFRVGDLNYVIHRKRA, from the coding sequence ATGATTGAAGATCTTTGGTATAAAAATAATGTGATCTATAGTCTCGACCTCGAAACGTTTATGGATTCTGACGGGGATGGGGTGGGAGATTTCGAAGGCCTGACGCGGCGATTGGACTATTTGCATGCCTTGGGAATCGGGACGATTTGGCTTTCCCCGTTTCAGCCTTCACCAAATCGGGACAACGGGTATGACATCTCGGATTATTATGGTGTGGATCCCCGACATGGGTCGAGCGGCGACTTTGTGGAGTTTATGCACCAGGCGCAAAAACGGGGAATCAAGGTCATCATGGACCTTGTGGTGAATCACACATCGAAACAACATCGGTGGTTTCAGCATGCGTGTAAAAATACGAACTCCTCTTATTTTGACTGGTATGTATGGTCCAAAAAGCGTCCGTCGGACTGGAATCAAGGCATGGTTTTCCCCGGAGTCCAAAAAGGAACCTGGACCTATGAGAAGAAGGTCCATGAATACTACTTTCATCGTTTTTATGATTTTCAACCTGATTTGAATATGGGAAATCCAGAAGTCCGTACGGAGATCAGGCGGATTATGGGTTATTGGTTGGAATTAGGCGTGGCGGGATTCCGTGTCGATGCGGTGCCGTTCATCATTGAAACACCGGCACCCGGAAAAAAGAAACCGGTGATGCGGTACGAATTCCTCAGTGAGATGCGGAATTTTCTACAGTGGCGCTGTGGTGACGCCATCCTCTTGGGTGAGGCCAATGTCCTGCCCAAGCAGAATCGGAAATATTTCGGGGAGAATGCTGAGGGCATCCATATGATGTTCAATTTCTTCGTAAACCAACACCTGTTTTATGCGTTGGCGACATCGGATATTGCCCCTCTTGTTCACGCGCTGAAAGCCACACAAGATCTTCCGCCCACCGCACAATGGGGACAGTTTCTCCGCAATCATGACGAACTTGATTTAGGCCGGCTGACTTCTGAGCAGAGAGCGAAGGTGTATGCGAGGTTCGGACCTGAAAAACGTATGCAACTGTACGATCGTGGTATCCGGCGACGTTTAGCGCCCATGCTGGGGGACCGACGGCATATCGAATTGGCCAATAGCTTGCTTTTTTCTCTACCTGGCACGCCCGTGATTCGATACGGGGATGAGATTGGTATGGGCGATGATTTGACCTTAAAAGAACGTGCGGCTGTGCGCACGCCAATGCAATGGTCGGATGAGGCCCAGGCTGGGTTTTCCACAGCTGAACGCACAATTCTTCCTGTCATTGAATCCGGTATTTATAGTTACAAACAGATTAATGTTGAAGCGCAACGACGGGATCCCGGTTCCTTACTGAATTGGACAGCACGGATGATCCGTGTCCGCAAGGAATGTCCGGAAATCGGCTGGGGCTCGTGGAAAATCCTTCATACAGGTTCTTCGAAAGTGCTGGGCATGCGATATGATTGGCGGGGCAATTCCCTGGTGGTCCTGCATAATTTTGATGAAAAACCGCAAGAAGTGCGAATTCGTCCCGGCGTGGAGGGTGGAGATCGGTTAGTCAATCTTCTGGCAGAGGAAGAAAGTCACAGTCCTTCTTCCGGCATCCATAAAATGGCACTTGAATCGTACGGATACCGTTGGTTCAGAGTAGGAGATCTGAATTATGTGATCCACCGGAAGCGGGCCTGA